A single genomic interval of Paralichthys olivaceus isolate ysfri-2021 chromosome 7, ASM2471397v2, whole genome shotgun sequence harbors:
- the LOC109642030 gene encoding sodium channel protein type 4 subunit alpha B-like isoform X1 yields MKTWFLDFWREREEVLKRTKQLRLRPPQLKRLLGDSSVRTELQNARLACLLPPVGTEVFRRFMPASLQDIQQQQHEVKEMEHQKRKNKEVRKVEKELHKQDTHLEAGKHLPFIYGDPPPELLNCPLEELDPFYQSQKTFIVLSIGNVLHRFNAESSCFLLSPFNRLRTFAIRILLHSLFRLFIMITILTNCGFMMMSVHPTWTTITAEFVFSAVYIFEVIVKIMSRGFCVGRFTFLRDPWNWLDIVVVITAVLPEFLDLGKVSVLRTIPRALKIITVYPGVKSSAGALVQSVKRLAGVIIMTVFVLSVLAVIGQNLFMGALKHKCVLEWSHSNWTYNDLSNYDNYEGGSSDFDFHKFINSKVNHFYLSGQSDPLQCGNTSNAGVCPHGYICLKTSTNPDYGHTNFDSFGSSLLNLLRLMTHDTWDYLLEQMMRSAGKSSVIFVLLVFSGGFWLLSCVLVVVAMAVVEQEKASIAEARRTEEEFLHILDVIKKREEEGEEEEEEPQDDQRLSPPCFLSKWTWNCCGCWQELRLRLNGFVMDPFFDLVIIICLILNCIVISMEHYPMTVEFEEMFMPTQLVFTRIFAVEMLLRLVAMNPYDYFQVGWNVFDSIIVALSLLGLVFVEFEGAHIDLMRVLRLARWWPTFHMFLKLIWTSVLALRNLTLILLTMVFIFTVVGMQLFQDNYSDFVCRISTDCQLPRWHMKNLFHTFVLVFRILCGEWIENMWDCMQVSSPSVCLMFFIMVLVFGHLLVLNLFLVLLMSSIGDDLVAPKEKVKNHLIIAVDQIKRGVAWTRAWILEHIWTLVGKKNPIIPHYKVVNSEEDKKDYLGLTSVTSDQPLSESKACGSNHGNQTSKYNFEKVPVAEAEVEFDMPENEEEKHKQDEENKTRRNNTPEDCCCDSCYRCFPFLDIDRSQGSRRVWSNFRRVCFSIAQHKYFDAFIIFIILLSSAALVLEDIHLQQRKLVQMLLDKADQVFTFIFLLEMLLKWIALGFRKYFTSVWCWLDFLILAVSLMSLSLGMLGYSELGAGLSLRTLRALRPLRALSRFQGLRLVLNTLVATVPSMCDAMLVCLLVWLMFSIMGVNLFSGKFYYCFNETAEQQFLPEEVNNMTQCLFLIHENVSDVSWKNIKLNFDNVAEGYRSLLQVATFNGWLDVMYAAVDTRQMLSQPVYESNVYMYIYFISFIIIGCFFTSNLFIRRFIHSLDQLRHKFGGKHFFMTDEQHNFSISMKKLFSRKRPSVPRPQNQCQARLFDLVTKHSFEIFMVIVICLYTVTLMMETDRQSMEMELILFWLYFVFIIIFLIEFLLKIIALRQHYFSDCLNVLDFVVLLILVVGFLFSDICEKYFIDIKVLALLRLAPVTRIIHLVPCMRGIKRLFLALVMSLPALFNICLLLFLLMFTFSVFGMLSFAHVKNTARFHDMFNFETFLNSMICMFTMTTMAGWNTVLSPILNTPLDCDPDKDTPVGGDCVHPTVGIIFITSYITLSLLLVVLLYTAVVLETFNMYDTETPSDEDLLMFYKTWRRFDCDNSHIIPYSKLSDFCDALQDPLRIPKPNTFKLIHMDLPLLPGDKIHCVDVLFALTAQIFGDRGQMDSLKARMEEKFMINNLSKMSYEPISSTLQRKQEEVVATVIQKAYRKHLLKDGDADEMTAEPAGGAAAV; encoded by the exons ATGAAGACCTGGTTTCTCGActtctggagagagagagaggaagttcTGAAGAGAACCAAGCAGCTGAGACTCCGCCCTCCACAGTT AAAGCGGTTGCTAGGAGACAGTTCTGTTAGGACAGAGCTGCAAAATGCCAGGTTGGCATGTCTGCTGCCCCCTGTTGGTACAGAGGTCTTCAGACGCTTCATGCCGGCCTCGTTGCAGgacatacaacaacaacaacatgaagtCAAGGAGATGGAGCatcagaagaggaagaacaaagaAGTACGAAAG GTAGAGAAAGAGCTGCACAAACAAGACACTCACCTGGAGGCAGGGAAGCACCTCCCTTTCATCTACGGAGACCCGCCCCCTGAGCTTCTCAACTGCccactggaggagctggatcCCTTCTACCAATCACAGAAG ACGTTCATCGTGCTCAGTATAGGGAACGTCCTCCACAGGTTTAACGCAGAGTCATCGTGTTTCCTGCTGAGTCCATTCAATCGTCTGAGGACCTTCGCCATCAGGATCCTGCTTCATTC TTTGTTCCGTTTGTTCATCATGATAACGATTCTGACAAACTGTGGGTTCATGATGATGAGTGTTCATCCAACATGGACAACAATAACAGCAGA GTTTGTGTTCTCAGCCGTCTACATCTTTGAAGTCATCGTTAAGATCATGTCGAGAGGATTCTGTGTCGGACGCTTCACGTTCCTCAGAGATCCGTGGAACTGGCTGGACATTGTGGTCGTCATTACAGC GGTTCTTCCAGAATTTCTTGATCTGGGGAAAGTTTCTGTTTTGAGGACGATTCCTCGAGCTCTGAAAATAATCACAGTTTAcccag GTGTGAAGTCATCTGCCGGAGCTCTCGTCCAATCAGTGAAGAGACTGGCTGGTGTCATCATCATGACGGTGTTTGTCTTAAGTGTCttggctgtgattggtcagaacCTCTTCATGGGAGCTCTGAAACATAAATGTGTCCTGGAGTGGTCGCATAGCAACTGGACCTACAATGACCTCAGCAATTACGATAACTATGAAGGGGGAAGTAGTGACTTTGATTTCCACAAGTTCATCAACAGTAAAg TGAATCACTTCTATCTCTCTGGTCAATCTGATCCTCTGCAGTGTGGAAACACATCTAATGCTGG GGTCTGTCCCCATGGTTACATCTGTCTAAAGACCAGCACTAATCCAGATTACGGACACACCAACTTTGACTCGTTTGGTTCGTCTCTGCTGAATCTGTTAAGACTGATGACACACGACACCTGGGACTACCTGTTAGaacag atgATGCGTTCAGCAGGTAAAAGTTCTGTGATCTTCGTGCTCCTCGTCTTCTCAGGCGGTTTCTGGCTCCTCAGCTGTGTTTTGGTGGTGGTTGCTATGGCGGTGGTTGAGCAGGAGAAGGCGAGCATCGCTGAGGCTCGACGGACAGAAGAAGAGTTCCTTCACATCCTGGACGTGataaagaagagggaggaggaaggggaggaggaggaggaag AGCCCCAGGACGATCAAAGGTTGTCCCCTCCGTGTTTCTTGTCCAAGTGGACGTGGAACTGTTGTGGCTGCTGGCAGGAGCTCAGACTACGTCTCAACGGCTTCGTCATGGACCCGTTCTTTGACCTTGTGATCatcatctgcctcatcctcaACTGTATCGTCATATCCATGGAACATTATCCCATGACAGTGGAGTTTGAAGAAATGTTCATGCCCACTCAATTG GTCTTCACGAGGATCTTCGCAGTTGAGATGCTCCTTAGGCTTGTGGCCATGAATCCATACGATTACTTCCAG GTGGGCTGGAACGTCTTTGACAGCATCATTGTTGCACTCAGTCTGCTGGGGCTGGTATTTGTTGAGTTTGAAGGGGCACATATAGACCTG ATGCGAGTGCTGAGACTGGCCCGGTGGTGGCCGACCTTCCACATGTTTCTGAAGTTAATCTGGACCTCGGTCTTGGCTCTGAGGAACCTGACTCTCATTCTGCTGACCATGGTCTTCATCTTCACCGTTGTTGGCATGCAGCTGTTCCAGGACAACTACTCAGACTTCGTCTGTCGCATCTCGACGGACTGCCAGCTTCCTCGCTGGCACATGAAAAACTTGTTCCACACCTTTGTTCTCGTCTTCAGGATCCTCTGTGGAGAATGGATCGAGAACATGTGGGACTGCATGCAGGTCTCTAGTCCGAGCGTGTGTCTGATGTTCTTCATAATGGTTCTGGTCTTCGGACACCTGCTG GTCCTGAATCTCTTCCTGGTCTTGTTGATGAGCTCGATCGGTGATGATCTGGTGGctccaaaagaaaaagtcaaaaaccACTTGATAATCGCTGTAGACCAGATCAAAAGAGGTGTGGCCTGGACCAGGGCCTGGATACTGGAGCATATTTGGACTTTGGTAGGGAAGAAGAATCCCATAATCCCACACTACAAAG TGGTCAACAGCGAAGAAGACAAGAAGGACTACCTGGGCTTGACGTCTGTGACCTCAGACCAGCCCCTGTCAGAGAGCAAGGCCTGTGGcagtaaccatggcaaccagacCAGCAAATACAACTTCGAGAAGGTCCCTGTCGCCGAGGCTGAGGTCGAATTCGACATGCCtgaaaatgaagaggaaaaacacaaa CAGGATGAAGAAAACAAGACTCGAAGAAATAACACACCTGAAGACTGCTGCTGCgaca GTTGTTACCGATGCTTTCCGTTCCTGGACATAGACAGGTCCCAGGGTTCAAGGAGGGTCTGGTCTAACTTCAGGAGAGTCTGTTTCTCCATAGCACAACACAAATACTTTGACgctttcatcatcttcatcatcctatTGAGCAGTGCAGCTCTg gtgttggAGGACATTCACCTGCAGCAGCGTAAGCTTGTACAGATGCTTCTGGACAAAGCCGACCAGGTGTTCACCTTCATTTTCCTCCTTGAGATGCTTCTTAAGTGGATCGCCCTCGGATTCAGGAAGTACTTCACCAGTGTCTGGTGCTGGCTCGACTTCCTCATCTTGGCC GTATCTCTGATGTCATTGAGCCTCGGCATGCTGGGATATTCTGAACTGGGAGCAGgtctgtctctgaggactcTGAGGGCTCTGAGGCCCCTGAGGGCCCTGTCTCGCTTCCAGGGCCTGAGG CTGGTGTTGAACACCCTGGTGGCCACTGTTCCATCCATGTGTGATGCAATGCTGGTGTGTCTCCTCGTCTGGTTGATGTTCAGCATCATGGGAGTAAATCTGTTTTCCGGAAAGTTCTATTACTGTTTCAATgagacagcagagcagcagttttTACCTGAGGAGGTGAACAACATGACccagtgtttgtttctgatCCACGAAAACGTCTCCGACGTCAGCTGGAAGAACATAAAGTTAAACTTTGACAACGTGGCAGAAGGTTACCGGTCACTGCTGCAGGTG GCAACTTTTAATGGATGGTTAGACGTCATGTATGCAGCAGTGGATACCAGAcag ATGCTGTCTCAGCCAGTGTACGAGTCGAATGTGTACATGTACATCTACTTCATCAGTTTCATCATCATCGGCTGCTTCTTCACCTCCAACCTCTTCATCAGACGCTTCATCCACTCGCTGGATCAGCTGAGACACAAG TTTGGAGGGAAACATTTTTTCATGACAGACGAGCAGCATAACTTTTCCATCAGCATGAAGAAACTGTTCTCCAGGAAACGTCCAAGTGTCCCTCGACCTCAG aATCAGTGCCAGGCTCGTCTCTTTGACCTGGTGACCAAACATTCTTTTGAGATCTTCATGGTGATAGTGATCTGCctgtacacagtgactctgatgatggagacagacaggcagagcaTGGAGATGGAATTGATTCTGTTCTGGCTCTActttgtcttcatcatcatcttcctcattGAGTTCCTCCTGAAGATCATCGCTCTCAGACAGCACTACTTCTCTGACTGCTTAAACGTCCTCGACTTCGTGGTCCTTTTAATTTTGGTTGTAG gTTTTCTATTCTCTGACATATGTGAGAAATATTTCATCGACATAAAGGTATTAGCTCTTCTGCGGTTGGCTCCTGTCACTCGGATCATCCATCTAGTTCCTTGTATGCGGGGAATCAAGAGATTATTTTTGGCCTtggtgatgtcacttcctgccctcTTTAACATTTGCCTACTCCTATTCCTCCTCATGTTCACCTTCTCTGTCTTCGGCATGTTAAGCTTTGCACATGTGAAGAACACGGCAAGGTTCCACGACATGTTTAattttgaaacatttttgaaCAGCATGATCTGTATGTTTACGATGACCACAATGGCTGGATGGAACACCGTGCTGAGTCCCATCCTAAACACACCACTGGACTGCGACCCGGACAAAGATACGCCAGTCGGAGGCGACTGTGTCCACCCGACTGTGGgaatcatcttcatcacctcctACATCACCCTGTCCCTCCTGTTGGTGGTCCTCCTGTACACAGCTGTCGTTCTCGAGACCTTCAACATGTACGACACAGAAACGCCGAGTGATGAGGATTTGCTAATGTTTTATAAAACCTGGAGAAGGTTTGACTGTGACAACTCACACATCATCCCATACAG TAAGTTGTCGGACTTCTGCGATGCTCTGCAGGATCCTTTGAGGATTCCCAAACCAAACACCTTCAAACTGATCCACATGGatcttcctctgcttcctggaGACAAGATTCACTGTGTGGACGTCCTGTTTGCTCTCACTGCACAg atattTGGTGATCGAGGACAGATGGACTCTCTCAAAGCcagaatggaggaaaagttcaTGATCAATAACTTGTCCAAG ATGTCATATGAACCAATCAGCAGCaccctgcagaggaaacaggaggaggtggtggcgACAGTGATCCAGAAAGCTTACAGGAAGCACCTCCTGAAGGACGGGGATGCTGATGAGATGACAGCAGAGCCTGCAGGTGGCGCTGCAGCTGTTTAG